One segment of Salipiger profundus DNA contains the following:
- a CDS encoding tyrosine-type recombinase/integrase, producing the protein MNKANPFPNLMRAFFYEWLVEQRNASVHTVRSYRDTWRLFLRFTAQRTKKTVAMITLADLTARDVAAFLRHTEQERGGTIGTRNCRLAAIRSFFNFVATRDPASVAQCAEILNIPVKRAPVSEPCYLEPAEVAAILAQPDRSTLEGMRDHTLLSFLYNSGARIQEALDLCPDMIRFESPSCVRLTGKGRKERICPLWPETVLLLKTLLERKPRAPDQRLFVNRYGEPLSASGVRFKLAGYVKAAAGTEPLLHTKHVTPHSFRHATAVHLVSAGVDVTVIRSWLGHVSLDTTNHYAKANLETKRKALDQVSLPATTVQPPSWKRDASLLAWLDTL; encoded by the coding sequence ATGAACAAGGCGAACCCGTTCCCGAACCTGATGCGCGCGTTCTTCTATGAGTGGCTTGTTGAGCAGCGGAACGCCTCCGTCCATACGGTCCGATCCTACCGCGACACCTGGCGGCTGTTCCTGCGGTTCACTGCGCAGCGCACCAAAAAGACGGTTGCGATGATCACGCTGGCCGATCTGACTGCCCGCGACGTTGCTGCGTTCCTGAGGCACACTGAACAGGAGCGCGGCGGCACAATCGGCACGCGCAACTGCCGGCTTGCCGCGATCCGCAGCTTCTTCAACTTCGTGGCGACCAGAGATCCAGCATCGGTCGCTCAATGCGCGGAAATCCTCAACATCCCGGTCAAGCGAGCACCGGTATCGGAACCCTGTTATCTGGAACCGGCGGAAGTGGCAGCGATCCTTGCCCAGCCAGACCGCTCGACCCTCGAAGGCATGCGCGATCACACGCTGCTCTCGTTCCTTTACAACAGCGGCGCACGAATACAGGAAGCGCTCGACCTGTGCCCCGATATGATCCGGTTCGAGAGCCCAAGTTGCGTGCGGCTGACAGGCAAGGGCCGCAAGGAACGCATCTGTCCGCTCTGGCCAGAAACCGTGCTGCTGTTGAAAACGCTATTGGAACGAAAACCGCGAGCACCGGACCAGCGGCTGTTCGTGAACCGCTATGGTGAGCCGCTCAGTGCCTCGGGCGTCCGGTTCAAGCTTGCGGGCTATGTGAAAGCGGCGGCCGGAACCGAGCCATTGCTGCACACCAAACATGTGACGCCGCACAGCTTCCGCCACGCCACCGCCGTGCATCTTGTCTCGGCCGGTGTCGACGTCACGGTCATCCGCAGCTGGCTTGGCCACGTGAGCCTCGACACCACCAACCATTACGCGAAGGCGAACCTGGAAACGAAACGAAAGGCACTGGACCAAGTCAGCCTGCCGGCAACGACAGTTCAACCGCCGTCATGGAAACGGGATGCGAGCCTGCTCGCCTGGCTCGACACGCTCTGA
- a CDS encoding ABC transporter ATP-binding protein, translated as MSEKPLIETRDLKQHFPLRKGLFGGKSQVVKAVDGISIEIPRRSVLGLVGESGSGKSTFGQAVMGLTKPTAGSMTFDGIDMATASPAELRGLKRRMQMVFQDPFSSLNPRMSVAETLGVPLRFHESQLNGAQRKDRAAEMLERVGLPGQYVDRFPHEFSGGQRQRIGIARALMVHPDFIMADEVVSALDVSVQAQVLNLFGRLQRDLELTMLFITHDLAVVGHVSDFVAVMYLGRVVELAPTRALFTSPKHPYTEALLSAAPTPQTKSRRQRIVLKGDIPSPLNPPSGCPFRTRCPYALEECAHTTPELREFASGHKAACIRDDLSLASATQQQKEPA; from the coding sequence ATGAGCGAGAAGCCCCTTATCGAAACACGCGACCTGAAGCAGCATTTTCCACTCCGAAAGGGCCTCTTCGGCGGCAAGAGTCAGGTTGTGAAGGCTGTCGACGGGATATCGATTGAAATCCCCCGGCGGTCGGTGCTTGGGCTCGTGGGTGAAAGCGGGTCAGGCAAATCCACATTCGGACAAGCGGTCATGGGGCTGACAAAGCCGACGGCCGGTTCCATGACCTTCGATGGTATCGACATGGCCACGGCGTCACCGGCCGAGCTGCGCGGGTTGAAGCGCCGGATGCAGATGGTCTTTCAGGACCCGTTCAGCAGTCTGAATCCGCGCATGAGCGTGGCGGAAACACTCGGCGTACCGCTCAGATTTCACGAGTCCCAGCTGAACGGCGCTCAGCGCAAGGACCGCGCCGCGGAGATGCTGGAGCGTGTGGGGCTTCCAGGCCAGTACGTGGATCGGTTCCCGCACGAGTTCTCGGGCGGCCAGCGGCAGCGGATCGGCATCGCGAGAGCGCTGATGGTCCATCCCGATTTCATCATGGCGGACGAAGTGGTGTCCGCGCTCGACGTCTCGGTGCAGGCTCAGGTTCTGAACCTGTTCGGGCGGCTGCAGCGCGATCTCGAACTCACCATGCTGTTCATCACCCATGACCTGGCCGTGGTCGGGCACGTCTCGGATTTTGTCGCCGTCATGTATCTCGGTCGCGTAGTCGAACTCGCACCAACTCGGGCGCTGTTCACCAGCCCAAAGCATCCCTACACCGAGGCCCTGCTCTCCGCTGCTCCTACCCCGCAGACGAAAAGTCGCCGGCAGCGGATCGTACTCAAAGGGGACATCCCCAGCCCGCTGAATCCCCCGAGTGGCTGCCCGTTCCGGACGCGTTGCCCCTACGCACTAGAGGAATGTGCCCATACCACGCCAGAACTTCGGGAGTTCGCCAGCGGGCACAAGGCCGCCTGCATTCGCGATGATCTTTCGCTTGCGTCCGCAACGCAGCAGCAGAAGGAGCCCGCATGA
- a CDS encoding 2-hydroxyacid dehydrogenase — MTTLLLGPENRAAAWREVFAAANEPLITGSENVERPEDIRYLVCWKPDVSLDTFPNLEVVISTGAGVDHLIPMPDHLRLCRTLSQDIEEKVRDWVVMACLMLCRDMPIYLDQARRGLWNTLPVPSSRNRNIGIMGMGRIGRLAAVSLRELGFSMFGWSRSGTPEYGVEMYGADALPAFLEQSDVLVCLLPLTDSTRGILGQELFGQLPEGAMLVHAGRGSQLRMDDLRAALETGQISSAMIDVTDPEPLPEDHWAWTHPKLIVTPHAAASTDYRPGAEHALRVIRSHRVCAASLPGEIDLSRGY, encoded by the coding sequence ATGACGACGCTCCTGCTGGGGCCGGAGAACCGGGCCGCCGCCTGGCGAGAGGTGTTCGCCGCGGCAAACGAACCCCTGATCACGGGTTCCGAGAACGTGGAACGCCCCGAGGACATCCGGTATCTCGTCTGCTGGAAGCCAGACGTGAGCCTCGATACCTTCCCCAACCTCGAAGTGGTCATCTCGACGGGTGCGGGCGTCGACCATCTGATCCCCATGCCCGATCACCTGCGCCTTTGCCGGACCCTGTCTCAGGACATCGAGGAAAAGGTCCGCGACTGGGTGGTCATGGCTTGCCTGATGCTTTGCCGGGACATGCCGATATATCTCGATCAGGCGCGCCGCGGCCTCTGGAATACGCTTCCTGTGCCCTCTTCTCGCAACCGCAACATCGGCATCATGGGCATGGGCCGGATTGGTCGTCTCGCGGCCGTATCCTTGCGAGAGCTGGGGTTTTCCATGTTCGGGTGGTCGCGCAGCGGGACGCCTGAATATGGTGTCGAGATGTACGGCGCCGATGCGCTGCCGGCCTTCCTCGAGCAATCCGATGTCCTCGTGTGCCTGTTGCCGCTGACCGATAGCACGCGCGGAATTCTGGGACAGGAGCTGTTCGGTCAACTCCCGGAAGGCGCGATGCTGGTCCACGCCGGGCGCGGCAGTCAGCTTCGGATGGACGACCTGCGCGCGGCCCTCGAGACCGGACAGATCTCTTCGGCGATGATCGACGTGACCGATCCCGAGCCGCTGCCGGAGGATCACTGGGCCTGGACGCACCCGAAGCTCATCGTGACCCCGCACGCTGCGGCCTCCACCGACTACCGACCGGGTGCTGAACATGCCCTGCGTGTCATTCGATCCCATCGCGTGTGCGCTGCGTCCCTGCCCGGGGAAATCGATCTTTCCCGCGGTTACTGA
- a CDS encoding tyrosine-type recombinase/integrase: MTARWPDPDRTIIDHHLTGLGLRSMKSRTCYRQVLHGFQDVAEHHSELGQDVLVAWLRVSAECWAATTLLHRTRIVDRFLDHLLITEAIERNPVTTLREACSIKQCMPVWRALASHDPEKALAELRRPRPFGSVLGEVLAEHVALMRNRGYKYTSQSARLLRFDQFLQLNPALQEQPVGVMLTHWAAAKSTRNHAVECENLRRTLTKIFRHRDPSIPSRRPDPRPQKDVVKQWRKPHIYSPADIRRMLDVARSFPSPRSPLRPLTIYTMLVLAYCAGLRRGELARLDLGDINLQSGTITVRQTKFFKTRILPLPASVVVELRAYIKARRRAGASQDPCAGLFWHEQGRTRRYTPEMITWLLTNVTRRAGFKPLQGRTGPRVHDLRHSMVVNRILEWYKAGINPQDRLPFLATYLGHRDINSTLVYITVTQDLLHHASERFRAVGAPCLDLGQGVRS; encoded by the coding sequence ATGACCGCTCGCTGGCCCGATCCCGATCGCACGATCATTGACCACCATCTCACCGGCCTTGGTCTGCGCAGCATGAAAAGTCGAACCTGCTACCGGCAGGTCTTGCACGGCTTCCAGGACGTCGCCGAGCATCACAGCGAACTTGGTCAGGATGTGCTGGTCGCGTGGCTGCGGGTATCGGCTGAATGCTGGGCAGCGACTACGCTGCTGCACCGCACCCGCATCGTTGACAGGTTCCTCGATCACCTTCTGATTACCGAGGCGATCGAGCGCAATCCCGTCACCACCCTGCGCGAAGCATGCAGTATCAAGCAGTGCATGCCAGTCTGGCGCGCTCTGGCATCGCACGATCCGGAAAAGGCCCTTGCCGAGTTGCGTCGGCCCCGGCCGTTCGGCAGCGTGCTGGGAGAGGTTTTGGCTGAGCACGTCGCGCTGATGCGGAACCGGGGGTACAAATACACTTCGCAGTCTGCCCGGTTGTTGAGATTTGACCAGTTCCTGCAGCTGAACCCGGCGCTCCAGGAGCAGCCGGTCGGGGTGATGCTCACACACTGGGCGGCGGCGAAATCCACGCGCAATCACGCCGTCGAATGTGAAAATCTCAGGCGCACCCTGACGAAAATCTTCCGTCACCGGGACCCATCGATCCCATCACGCAGGCCGGACCCGCGACCGCAGAAGGACGTGGTCAAGCAATGGCGCAAGCCCCACATCTACTCGCCTGCCGATATACGACGGATGCTCGACGTCGCTCGTTCCTTCCCCTCACCACGGTCACCACTTCGCCCGCTGACGATCTACACCATGCTGGTGCTGGCCTATTGTGCAGGCTTGCGGCGGGGCGAGCTTGCCCGTCTCGATCTTGGCGACATCAATCTCCAGAGCGGTACGATCACGGTTCGCCAAACGAAGTTCTTCAAAACCAGGATCCTGCCGCTGCCCGCCAGCGTGGTGGTCGAGCTTCGAGCCTATATCAAAGCCCGGCGCCGTGCCGGCGCATCGCAGGATCCATGTGCCGGTCTGTTCTGGCACGAGCAGGGCCGCACCCGCCGCTACACGCCGGAAATGATCACCTGGCTGCTCACTAACGTCACACGGCGCGCCGGGTTCAAGCCACTGCAAGGGCGAACCGGGCCGCGCGTTCACGATCTGCGCCACTCGATGGTCGTGAACCGCATCTTGGAATGGTACAAAGCGGGCATCAATCCGCAGGACCGGCTGCCGTTCCTCGCGACTTACCTCGGGCATCGGGATATCAATTCCACCCTGGTCTACATCACCGTCACGCAGGATCTTCTGCATCACGCCAGCGAACGGTTCAGAGCCGTGGGAGCACCATGCCTCGACCTTGGGCAGGGGGTGAGGTCATGA
- a CDS encoding site-specific integrase, with product MTKADRQVITELETVLTSQGYSPVVVRNYCAYARGFLDHLAQRNIPVADVTEAQVEQYLREAVALFQRRHGRLPGPRWHQIPCAGIHALLRLVQGRWPPATNAACAADALRFAICNEYEAWLLDERGLARPSIHALLWEARHFLAWHLERCGAEGLMDLSIDDTDRYMDLRALKLTRSSLKSVAERLRSLLRHLYRAGHIATDLSPHIIAPLLYAYEGVPSILERDQIAAVLESARADRTPAGLRDYAILQLLATYGLRSGEIRNLRIEDIDWRSETIRVRHSKTGACSFLPLMVPAGEAVLTYLRSGRPATAAREVFIRTRAPYRKLEKLYSLVRRRLCDAGIKPPGKCGPHIFRHARAVEMLRTSVPQKVIGDLLGHRSTASTAPYLKLATEDLRAIALDVPGAEGLA from the coding sequence ATGACAAAAGCCGATCGCCAAGTAATCACCGAACTCGAAACCGTACTGACCAGCCAAGGATACAGCCCGGTGGTGGTCAGGAATTACTGCGCCTACGCGCGCGGCTTTCTTGACCATCTTGCGCAGCGGAACATCCCGGTCGCAGATGTAACCGAAGCCCAAGTGGAGCAATACCTGCGCGAAGCGGTCGCGCTGTTCCAGCGCCGTCACGGCCGCCTTCCTGGTCCGCGCTGGCACCAAATTCCCTGCGCGGGTATTCACGCGCTGCTGCGGCTTGTGCAGGGCCGATGGCCACCGGCTACAAATGCGGCCTGTGCGGCCGACGCGTTGCGATTTGCGATCTGTAACGAGTACGAGGCCTGGCTTCTCGATGAGCGTGGCCTTGCCCGGCCCAGCATCCATGCGCTCCTGTGGGAAGCCCGACACTTCCTGGCCTGGCACCTCGAACGATGCGGTGCCGAAGGTCTGATGGATCTAAGTATCGACGACACCGACCGCTATATGGACCTGCGTGCATTGAAGCTGACGCGCAGCTCGCTGAAATCTGTTGCGGAGCGGCTTCGTTCGCTGCTGCGTCACCTCTATAGGGCGGGCCACATTGCGACCGACCTGTCGCCGCACATCATCGCGCCGTTGCTCTACGCCTATGAAGGTGTACCCTCGATCCTGGAACGGGACCAGATCGCCGCGGTACTGGAAAGCGCGAGGGCGGACAGGACACCGGCGGGGCTGCGGGACTACGCAATCTTGCAACTCCTTGCAACCTATGGGCTGCGGTCTGGAGAAATCCGCAATCTGCGGATTGAGGACATCGACTGGCGGAGCGAAACCATCCGTGTCCGTCACAGCAAAACGGGAGCCTGCTCGTTCCTGCCCCTGATGGTGCCTGCGGGCGAGGCCGTTCTCACCTATCTGCGTTCCGGACGGCCAGCGACCGCTGCCAGGGAAGTCTTCATCCGCACGCGCGCGCCCTATCGCAAGCTCGAGAAGCTATACAGTCTGGTTCGACGGCGGCTCTGCGATGCCGGCATCAAGCCGCCAGGCAAATGCGGGCCGCATATCTTCCGCCATGCGCGTGCGGTCGAGATGCTGCGCACGTCAGTTCCGCAAAAAGTCATCGGCGACCTTTTGGGGCATCGCTCAACCGCGTCGACGGCCCCCTACCTCAAGCTTGCCACCGAGGATCTCAGGGCCATTGCGCTTGATGTGCCGGGTGCGGAGGGGCTGGCATGA
- a CDS encoding NAD(P)/FAD-dependent oxidoreductase has translation MTRFSPISNCLWPKTAPPATLVADLADIVETDICIVGGGFCGLHTALQLSREGKSIVVLEAEEIGFGGSGRNAGHCTPTFHHHSLDEIRKLLGSSRGEKLIHLQTTASDRIGDIIREHDIACEWVQNGYVMAAPTAGKLPSLRAKAESYNAVGQNTEVKDADEIAALTGMRGQHGGWFHPGGAHLNPMGLARGLATAARKHGAEIYVKSPVLKAERTHGRWTVSTPRGSVRATKLIYTTGAYTRDGWPKLSDTFKIMRVMVAATKPMPEADSVLPSNVTAHDGRGNILVYKRDAFGRIVASMFPRMFATREKMLDLMSRRLRFHHADLPEQLEWDCLWTGELDMQSRTIPRLYHLDDNAVAVTGLSGRGVPTGYTVGQVLSDWANERPADDLALPLETLSSAPAYMAFAPQLALRGFEARDRLTEWRSGEEMRPW, from the coding sequence ATGACACGCTTCTCTCCGATTTCGAATTGCCTCTGGCCGAAGACAGCTCCTCCGGCAACCCTCGTCGCTGACCTGGCAGATATCGTCGAGACGGACATCTGCATTGTCGGCGGTGGCTTCTGCGGACTTCACACGGCCCTTCAGCTCTCCCGGGAGGGCAAGAGCATCGTCGTGCTCGAGGCAGAGGAAATCGGATTCGGCGGCTCTGGGCGGAACGCCGGGCATTGCACGCCGACGTTTCATCACCACAGCCTGGACGAAATCCGAAAGTTGCTGGGCTCGTCTCGCGGCGAGAAACTGATCCACCTTCAGACGACCGCTTCTGATCGGATCGGCGACATCATCCGGGAGCATGACATCGCATGCGAGTGGGTGCAGAACGGCTACGTGATGGCCGCGCCCACTGCAGGAAAGCTGCCATCTCTCCGGGCCAAGGCGGAAAGCTACAACGCCGTTGGCCAGAATACGGAGGTCAAGGACGCGGACGAAATCGCGGCCCTGACCGGAATGCGCGGGCAGCATGGCGGCTGGTTTCACCCCGGCGGTGCGCATCTCAACCCGATGGGGCTGGCACGCGGACTGGCGACTGCGGCAAGGAAACACGGAGCCGAGATCTACGTGAAATCGCCGGTCCTGAAAGCGGAGCGAACTCACGGTCGATGGACGGTCTCCACCCCGCGCGGATCGGTACGGGCGACAAAGCTCATCTACACCACCGGCGCCTACACCCGTGACGGCTGGCCGAAGCTGTCCGATACCTTCAAGATCATGCGGGTCATGGTGGCCGCTACCAAGCCGATGCCAGAGGCCGACAGTGTCTTGCCATCGAACGTCACTGCTCACGATGGACGAGGAAATATCCTGGTCTACAAGCGGGATGCCTTCGGCCGCATCGTCGCGTCCATGTTCCCGCGCATGTTTGCCACCCGCGAGAAGATGCTGGACCTCATGAGCCGCCGGCTGCGGTTCCATCACGCGGACCTGCCTGAGCAGCTCGAATGGGATTGTCTCTGGACCGGTGAGCTCGACATGCAGAGCCGGACGATCCCGCGGCTTTACCACCTGGACGACAATGCCGTCGCTGTGACCGGTCTCTCCGGGCGCGGCGTTCCCACCGGGTATACAGTCGGTCAAGTTCTCTCCGACTGGGCGAACGAACGCCCCGCCGATGACCTTGCCCTGCCGCTCGAAACGCTTTCCAGCGCGCCAGCTTACATGGCCTTCGCGCCCCAGCTGGCCCTGCGCGGCTTCGAGGCCAGGGACCGTCTGACCGAGTGGCGATCCGGCGAGGAGATGCGTCCGTGGTAG